In the Deltaproteobacteria bacterium genome, one interval contains:
- a CDS encoding efflux transporter outer membrane subunit: protein MKKNSLLLPLRFFLYVGLFFFLAACSHTVNNEVAPLIEDGSVYSLSDEGGEEIKEKWWLAFNDPRLDELINKALSDSFTLKSFYARTIQAASLEKQANAVRKPPLTGELSQSSDWDSDGERSDTSALELGLSWELDLWSRLSSAEKALLLENEATGEDLAGAALILGSQVAHTYYQIIETQAQLRLLKSQIEVGERFLHLIELRFKNGKASLVDIYQQRQQVAALKSQLPPLRAKLSLLANGLHVLLGRVPSGEFKEEANSLPELPPLPKTGIPADLLIKRPDLRVRHKRLVAADYRVAEAVAGRLPAIKLFASGGLRGDALSGSNRFYSLMGELVMPIIDWGRRKAEVERRKAIVDEQLALYTQAFLLAIEEVENALRQEKEQLALIEALGEQYEIAGETLGETRKRYLQGVSDYLPLLTALQSVQKLEQDMLREKGELISNRILLYRALGGSKFSPLDKPDNEPHRENEEL from the coding sequence ATGAAAAAAAATTCTTTATTATTGCCATTAAGATTCTTTCTATATGTGGGCCTTTTTTTCTTTTTAGCCGCTTGCTCTCATACTGTTAACAATGAGGTGGCGCCTCTTATTGAAGATGGCTCGGTTTATTCTCTTTCAGATGAGGGAGGGGAAGAGATTAAAGAAAAATGGTGGCTTGCCTTTAATGATCCCCGCCTTGATGAACTTATTAATAAAGCGTTGTCAGATAGTTTTACTTTAAAGTCTTTTTACGCAAGAACTATACAGGCCGCCTCTCTGGAAAAACAGGCAAATGCCGTCAGGAAACCGCCTCTTACAGGTGAGCTGTCGCAAAGTTCGGACTGGGATAGTGATGGTGAACGAAGTGATACGTCAGCACTTGAACTGGGACTTTCATGGGAACTCGATCTCTGGTCGAGGCTGTCATCGGCTGAAAAGGCACTATTACTGGAAAATGAAGCGACAGGTGAAGATCTTGCCGGCGCGGCCCTCATTCTTGGTTCACAGGTGGCCCATACTTATTATCAGATTATTGAAACACAGGCACAGTTAAGGCTGCTTAAGAGCCAGATCGAGGTGGGAGAAAGATTTCTTCACCTCATCGAACTCCGCTTTAAAAATGGCAAAGCCTCTCTTGTCGATATCTACCAGCAGCGGCAGCAGGTAGCAGCCCTCAAATCTCAACTTCCACCGCTACGGGCGAAGTTATCGCTTCTTGCCAACGGTCTTCATGTACTCCTTGGCCGCGTACCATCAGGTGAGTTTAAAGAAGAGGCTAACTCTCTTCCTGAGCTTCCTCCATTGCCAAAGACAGGCATTCCCGCTGATCTCCTTATTAAAAGGCCCGATCTCAGAGTACGGCACAAGCGGCTTGTTGCCGCAGACTACCGTGTGGCTGAGGCCGTAGCCGGCAGACTTCCGGCAATTAAGCTTTTTGCTTCGGGAGGGCTGCGGGGTGATGCTCTCTCGGGCAGCAACCGTTTTTATTCCCTTATGGGAGAACTGGTCATGCCTATTATCGACTGGGGCAGGCGAAAGGCTGAAGTTGAGAGACGAAAGGCTATTGTTGATGAACAGCTTGCCCTTTATACGCAGGCCTTTCTCCTTGCCATAGAAGAAGTTGAAAATGCCCTGCGACAGGAAAAGGAACAGCTGGCGCTTATTGAAGCGCTTGGTGAGCAATATGAGATTGCCGGGGAAACTTTGGGTGAGACGAGGAAGCGCTACCTGCAGGGAGTGAGCGATTATCTCCCCCTCCTTACGGCGCTTCAGTCTGTGCAAAAGCTTGAACAGGATATGCTCCGTGAAAAAGGAGAGCTTATTTCAAACCGTATACTGCTCTACAGGGCGCTGGGAGGGAGTAAATTCTCCCCTCTCGATAAGCCTGACAATGAGCCCCATCGGGAAAATGAGGAGTTATAA
- a CDS encoding efflux RND transporter periplasmic adaptor subunit, translated as MSDIKIKRRLAAAAIIISITAALVYVFYAMKPATKKRRPKPVVPIVEVLNISPSTESVYIEAAGEVIPAMEANLFAEVEGKIIDISSELVPGGIVKKGDKLVSIDRADYILRVKELKAGLAEAESQLELEEGQQVVAREEWRLFEKEHAAAQADKSLALREPHLKSAKARLDAARSRLAAAELDLKRTTVVAPFNGIILEEFAEKGQYVGRQGKIATLAGTDYFWVRVSIPLGYVSRIAFPDKKNKSGAEVKVILDTSNGKKVIRSGNVEKLLGDLDLKGRMARILVRIDDPLALGDKAGDGRILIGSFVKLQIDAGKLENIYALPREVVHEGDRLFIFKKDNTLDVRKLDIQWRRKNELLGLVKMDEGERLIVSRLQNALPGMKLRAAGDKVVGDKVGKAEGKGKE; from the coding sequence ATGAGTGATATAAAAATTAAAAGAAGATTAGCGGCAGCCGCCATAATCATCTCTATTACGGCAGCCCTTGTTTATGTTTTTTATGCCATGAAGCCTGCGACGAAAAAGAGGAGGCCCAAACCTGTCGTTCCCATTGTGGAAGTCCTTAATATTTCTCCCTCAACGGAAAGTGTATATATAGAGGCGGCAGGAGAGGTTATACCTGCAATGGAAGCAAATCTCTTTGCTGAAGTGGAGGGGAAGATTATCGATATAAGCAGTGAACTCGTTCCTGGCGGTATTGTAAAAAAAGGTGATAAGCTGGTGAGTATCGATAGGGCTGATTATATTCTTCGCGTGAAGGAGCTAAAAGCTGGGCTTGCCGAGGCTGAGTCGCAGCTGGAACTTGAAGAGGGACAGCAGGTGGTTGCCCGTGAGGAGTGGCGTCTTTTTGAAAAGGAGCATGCTGCAGCTCAGGCTGATAAAAGTCTTGCTCTAAGGGAACCCCATCTGAAAAGTGCAAAGGCCCGGCTCGATGCCGCCAGAAGCAGACTGGCTGCGGCTGAACTCGATTTAAAAAGGACGACGGTCGTTGCTCCCTTCAACGGAATTATTTTGGAGGAATTTGCTGAAAAGGGCCAATACGTAGGAAGGCAGGGAAAAATTGCCACACTGGCCGGAACGGATTACTTCTGGGTACGTGTTTCGATCCCTCTCGGGTATGTTTCACGGATTGCCTTCCCGGATAAAAAGAATAAAAGCGGAGCAGAGGTAAAGGTCATTCTCGATACATCCAATGGCAAGAAAGTTATCCGCAGCGGTAATGTTGAAAAATTACTGGGCGATCTTGATCTTAAAGGACGAATGGCGAGAATCCTCGTCAGGATAGATGATCCCCTTGCCCTTGGAGACAAGGCGGGTGACGGCAGGATACTCATCGGCAGTTTTGTCAAACTTCAAATTGATGCCGGTAAACTGGAAAATATTTATGCCCTTCCCAGGGAAGTGGTACATGAAGGGGATCGTCTTTTTATTTTCAAAAAGGACAACACGCTAGATGTGCGGAAACTGGATATCCAGTGGCGTCGAAAAAATGAGCTTTTAGGCCTTGTCAAAATGGATGAAGGGGAACGTCTTATTGTAAGTCGTCTGCAGAATGCCCTTCCCGGGATGAAGTTGAGGGCTGCCGGGGATAAGGTAGTGGGGGATAAGGTGGGGAAGGCAGAGGGGAAAGGGAAGGAGTAG
- a CDS encoding efflux RND transporter permease subunit — protein MNSDKNIRKGLLSWMADNHVAANLLMIALIIGGLVSAFKIKQEVFPEFALDIVKVTVAYPGATPEEVEEGIILAVEEEVRALENIDRVTSIALEGRTTIIAELVTGVDANYMLQEIKSAVDRITSLPEDAERPVISLQSRRREVIRLALTGNFDDRTMYDMASHMRDELADLPEITQVELRGVREPEVSVEVPRHRLRAYGLTLGDIAGAIREQSVDIPAGGIKTKGGEVLLRTKERRDYAGEFAGISLVSRKDGTEVKLGDIATIREGFAETDKEAYYNGKKAVLINVFRTGEETPNEISEAVYDYITYIKPSLPPGMDLAAYRDRSELYQQRLDLLLSNGAIGLLLVVITLTLFLEARLAFWVAMGIPMAVIGSFIILSFSGGTINMISLFAFIITLGIVVDDAVVVGENIYYHRQKGLSPLAASVKGVREMSVPIFIAVSTNILAFVPLLFVTGRMGRFFFVLPAVIISVFLISLIECLFVLPAHLNYPRRKRGRFMELFEALPDRCAVGLEWFIDRIFSPLVRFCLSYRYLTALVAIAVLIVSHAYWTNGWINYSYFPRIQTDSIDAEIELPYGSPVEEVRRIARLVEEGGLRAVDKNGGREIVRGVMTDISGGNTAQVTFQLVPQNEREMTSRQFSIKWRQEVGEIPGLERLFFDYVVGPGGSAAINIELTHPDPKTLEAAASDVAAELAQYKGVTDIDDGFAQGKPQFDFNMKAEGRSLGLTARSLGSQVRHAYYGAEALRQQRGRDEVRIMIRLPKEERRSLYSLEELLILTPDGGEVPLSSAVTITGSRAYTEIDRVDGKRVLNVKASVIQGVTNENKVLDGLKRNFLPELKAKYAGLKYTFAGRQRQQAQSQEDLHMGITFIMAGIFCFLAIPFRSYAQAIVVMLSIPFGLVCALVGHIIMGYDMSITSIFGMIALCGIVVNGGLVFIITANKMMREEGKSAYDAAYLAARRRFRPIMLTSLTTFFGLAPMIFEQSVQARFLIPMAISLGYGILFSTGVVLLLTPTLYVIHQDLRHQIKAFFGRDEEGMGESGEVKEEMEA, from the coding sequence ATGAATAGCGATAAAAATATAAGAAAAGGTCTCCTTTCTTGGATGGCCGACAATCATGTGGCAGCCAACCTTCTCATGATAGCACTCATCATCGGTGGTCTTGTAAGTGCATTCAAGATTAAGCAGGAGGTCTTCCCTGAATTTGCCCTTGATATAGTCAAAGTTACTGTTGCCTATCCCGGGGCTACGCCTGAGGAGGTGGAAGAGGGGATAATCCTTGCCGTTGAGGAAGAGGTGCGGGCATTGGAGAACATTGACCGCGTTACTTCCATTGCCCTCGAAGGGCGGACTACTATCATCGCAGAATTGGTGACCGGTGTTGATGCCAACTACATGTTGCAGGAGATAAAGAGCGCCGTTGACCGCATTACTTCCCTACCTGAAGATGCTGAAAGGCCAGTCATCAGCCTCCAGTCGAGACGCCGTGAAGTGATCAGGCTTGCCCTTACGGGAAATTTTGATGATCGGACAATGTATGACATGGCGAGTCATATGAGGGACGAACTGGCTGATCTTCCAGAAATTACCCAGGTTGAATTAAGAGGAGTCAGGGAGCCCGAAGTAAGTGTTGAGGTGCCCCGTCATAGGCTGAGGGCTTATGGTTTAACCCTTGGTGATATTGCAGGGGCCATCAGGGAACAGTCCGTTGACATTCCTGCCGGAGGGATCAAGACAAAGGGAGGAGAGGTTCTTTTAAGGACCAAGGAGCGGCGTGACTATGCCGGTGAATTTGCAGGGATTTCACTGGTAAGCCGCAAGGATGGTACGGAGGTCAAACTGGGTGATATTGCTACTATCAGGGAGGGTTTTGCCGAGACAGATAAAGAGGCCTACTATAACGGCAAGAAGGCTGTTTTAATTAATGTGTTTCGTACCGGTGAGGAGACACCCAACGAGATATCGGAGGCTGTTTATGATTACATAACTTACATCAAGCCATCCCTTCCTCCCGGCATGGACCTGGCCGCCTACAGGGACAGGTCTGAACTCTATCAACAGAGACTCGACCTTCTCTTGTCCAACGGTGCTATTGGGCTTCTTCTCGTCGTTATTACTCTTACCCTTTTCCTTGAGGCGCGTCTCGCTTTTTGGGTTGCCATGGGTATTCCCATGGCTGTTATCGGTTCTTTTATTATCCTTTCCTTTTCGGGAGGAACTATCAATATGATCTCCCTTTTCGCCTTTATTATTACACTCGGTATCGTCGTTGATGATGCCGTAGTTGTTGGTGAGAATATCTACTATCATCGCCAAAAGGGGCTTTCTCCTCTGGCTGCTTCCGTTAAGGGTGTGAGAGAGATGTCAGTGCCTATATTCATTGCTGTTTCAACGAATATTCTTGCTTTTGTTCCGCTACTTTTTGTTACCGGTCGGATGGGGCGTTTCTTTTTCGTTCTGCCCGCTGTTATAATTTCGGTTTTCCTTATTTCACTGATCGAATGCCTTTTTGTCCTGCCGGCTCACCTCAATTATCCCAGGAGGAAAAGAGGGCGATTTATGGAACTTTTCGAGGCTCTTCCTGACCGTTGTGCAGTGGGACTTGAATGGTTTATAGATCGGATTTTTTCACCTCTTGTTCGTTTCTGTCTCTCCTATCGCTATCTAACGGCCCTCGTCGCCATTGCTGTTCTTATTGTCTCTCATGCCTACTGGACTAATGGCTGGATCAATTATTCATACTTTCCCCGTATACAGACAGATAGTATCGATGCAGAAATCGAACTTCCCTATGGTTCACCTGTCGAGGAAGTCAGGCGTATTGCCCGTCTTGTTGAAGAGGGGGGGCTAAGGGCCGTAGATAAAAACGGGGGCAGGGAAATTGTAAGAGGGGTGATGACTGACATTTCGGGGGGAAATACGGCACAGGTTACTTTTCAGCTCGTTCCCCAAAATGAGCGGGAAATGACATCACGCCAGTTCAGTATTAAGTGGCGCCAGGAGGTAGGAGAAATCCCGGGTCTGGAAAGGCTCTTCTTCGATTACGTCGTAGGTCCAGGTGGTTCGGCGGCCATCAATATAGAATTGACCCATCCCGATCCGAAGACGCTTGAGGCTGCTGCAAGTGACGTTGCTGCAGAGCTTGCCCAATATAAGGGTGTTACCGATATTGATGATGGTTTTGCACAGGGAAAACCACAGTTTGATTTTAATATGAAAGCTGAAGGGCGTTCACTTGGTTTAACTGCAAGGTCTCTCGGTAGCCAGGTAAGGCATGCTTATTATGGGGCTGAAGCGCTTCGCCAGCAGCGGGGGCGCGATGAAGTCAGGATTATGATCCGATTACCCAAAGAGGAGAGACGGTCGCTTTACAGTCTGGAAGAACTCCTTATATTAACGCCTGATGGAGGTGAAGTGCCTCTTTCCTCAGCGGTGACGATTACAGGGAGCCGCGCCTATACGGAGATTGATAGAGTTGACGGCAAGAGAGTGCTCAACGTCAAGGCGAGTGTCATTCAGGGGGTGACTAATGAGAATAAGGTCCTTGATGGTCTAAAGAGGAATTTTCTCCCCGAACTGAAGGCAAAGTATGCCGGCCTTAAATATACCTTTGCAGGCCGGCAGAGGCAGCAGGCTCAGTCACAGGAAGACCTTCATATGGGGATTACCTTTATCATGGCGGGCATCTTCTGCTTTCTTGCTATTCCTTTCAGGAGCTATGCCCAGGCGATAGTGGTTATGCTTAGCATCCCTTTCGGTCTTGTATGTGCCCTTGTAGGGCATATTATCATGGGTTATGATATGAGCATCACCAGTATTTTCGGCATGATTGCTCTTTGTGGAATTGTGGTCAACGGAGGCCTTGTATTTATAATCACAGCCAATAAGATGATGCGAGAAGAGGGGAAAAGCGCCTATGACGCGGCCTATCTGGCGGCAAGGCGGAGGTTCAGACCTATTATGCTCACATCGCTAACCACCTTTTTCGGCCTTGCCCCCATGATCTTCGAACAATCGGTCCAGGCCAGGTTCCTCATCCCCATGGCCATTTCCCTCGGCTACGGCATCCTATTTTCCACAGGTGTTGTCCTGCTGCTTACACCAACGCTTTACGTTATTCACCAGGATCTCCGGCACCAGATCAAGGCTTTTTTCGGGAGAGATGAAGAGGGTATGGGGGAGAGTGGCGAAGTAAAAGAAGAAATGGAAGCGTGA
- a CDS encoding penicillin-insensitive murein endopeptidase — MIKTTFILIIFLSISPITAWTEEKSICYGTTSKGRLEKGVKLPSGGNNYISYSILANLSGRTYVHSTVRDVVTESYGMLEKEEPSKVFKYAETGFKEGGPFKPHKTHQNGLSVDFIVPVTNRKGESLYLPTHLFNKWGYNIEFSRKGIYKEYTIDFESMGAHIVALHKTAKKYGIDIERVIFDPHLQSLLYKTKYGEYMRKNITIPKKKSWVRHDDHYHVDFAIKCKDI; from the coding sequence ATGATTAAAACAACATTTATACTGATCATTTTCCTTTCCATCTCACCCATAACTGCCTGGACTGAAGAAAAGAGCATCTGTTACGGAACCACTTCAAAGGGCAGACTGGAAAAAGGCGTCAAACTCCCCTCGGGGGGTAATAATTACATTTCCTACAGCATTCTTGCCAATTTATCAGGCAGAACCTACGTCCACAGTACCGTCAGGGATGTTGTCACAGAAAGCTACGGCATGCTTGAAAAGGAAGAGCCCTCTAAAGTCTTTAAATATGCTGAAACCGGTTTTAAGGAAGGCGGCCCTTTTAAGCCCCATAAAACCCATCAAAATGGTCTGTCAGTGGACTTCATTGTTCCCGTCACAAACAGGAAGGGCGAGTCTCTTTACTTACCAACCCATCTCTTTAATAAATGGGGTTACAACATTGAATTTAGCAGGAAGGGAATTTATAAAGAGTACACCATTGACTTTGAAAGTATGGGGGCTCACATTGTTGCTTTGCATAAAACGGCGAAAAAGTATGGCATTGACATCGAGAGAGTAATATTTGATCCTCATCTGCAATCCCTGCTTTATAAGACCAAATACGGAGAATACATGAGGAAAAACATTACCATTCCAAAGAAAAAATCCTGGGTGCGCCATGACGATCACTATCATGTTGACTTTGCTATTAAATGCAAAGATATTTAG
- a CDS encoding ATP-binding protein, giving the protein MKPILIKPGIRSLLSLVLISAISVMLAVGAYISLLSRKGMEKQVILTEKMHAQIHLAEETEDLFDKQVQAWKDILLRGQDEQLYYRHLSNFYAIERQFLSGLNDLESILAEHKDNELNKLLIKVRENHHLLGKKYRQAIHLFKKTDKDAHMAADKLIRKGDISLHESLARLIKRLMTIEKLKIENLQNEIIKVEQRVFATALLFASLFVLLLILLVDRKIGKPVSRAVTIARRLSPADMTSTKRIDFRKADLDYLLETLTESENHVNLLINSAAEAIYGLNLKGNCTFANKSCIKLLGYDSAESLLGKNMHNLIHHSHPDGSKYPEKECRIYEAFHKGRGTHVDDEVIWRKDGSSFEAEYWSYPLEHKGRVIGSVVTFVDITDRNESARMLKKSKEMAEDANRAKSEFLANMSHEIRTPMSSIIGMAELLSETALSKEQKEYVARLTKSGDSLIRIIDDILDLSKVEAGLIELEEINFSLPGEIEKIFSIFNIKTAQKGIELKKEISHDVPGYLLGDPIRLRQILVNLIGNAIKFTDTGRVMVSVGCLEPPRPNESCQLLISVSDTGIGISEKNKEKVFEEFVQGDSSTTRTHGGTGLGLSISRKLVHLMGGKLSVESKEGEGSTFYFTIAMKIGSKEESDKRQTFLPWPKEGPLKILLAEDAEDNRLLVEAFLKDTPHTIDMAKNGEEAIELFVSNEYDLVLMDMQMPVMDGYSATRAIRGWEKRNDKEETPVIAFTAHALKEEVEKCINAGCTSHLSKPIKKKDLIYAIHSCAQTAS; this is encoded by the coding sequence ATGAAACCCATTCTCATTAAACCCGGAATCAGAAGCCTTCTCTCCCTTGTCCTCATATCTGCAATATCGGTAATGCTGGCTGTGGGCGCCTATATATCACTTCTTTCCAGAAAAGGGATGGAGAAACAGGTGATTCTTACTGAAAAAATGCATGCCCAGATCCATTTGGCGGAAGAGACGGAAGATCTCTTCGACAAACAGGTTCAGGCATGGAAAGATATTCTTTTAAGGGGGCAGGATGAACAACTTTACTACCGTCATTTGAGCAATTTTTATGCTATTGAGCGACAGTTCCTTTCCGGGCTCAATGATCTCGAATCCATATTGGCTGAACATAAAGATAATGAATTGAATAAACTGCTCATAAAAGTCAGGGAAAACCATCACCTCCTTGGAAAAAAATACCGGCAGGCAATCCACCTCTTCAAGAAAACAGATAAAGATGCCCACATGGCTGCCGATAAATTAATCAGGAAAGGAGATATTTCACTTCATGAATCGCTGGCCAGGCTGATTAAACGGCTGATGACCATTGAAAAGCTGAAAATAGAAAATCTGCAAAATGAAATTATAAAAGTGGAACAAAGGGTCTTTGCAACGGCGCTGCTCTTTGCCTCTCTATTTGTTCTTCTTCTCATTTTACTGGTAGACAGAAAAATCGGAAAGCCTGTAAGCAGGGCCGTTACTATTGCAAGGCGGCTAAGTCCTGCCGACATGACCTCCACAAAAAGAATTGATTTTAGAAAAGCCGACCTCGATTATCTCCTGGAAACCTTAACAGAAAGTGAAAACCATGTTAACCTGCTTATAAATTCCGCAGCAGAAGCGATCTACGGCCTCAATCTCAAGGGGAATTGTACCTTTGCAAACAAATCATGCATTAAACTCCTCGGTTATGACAGCGCCGAAAGTCTTTTGGGAAAAAACATGCATAACCTTATTCATCATAGCCACCCTGACGGTTCAAAGTATCCCGAAAAGGAATGCAGGATATACGAGGCATTTCACAAGGGCCGCGGCACACACGTCGACGATGAAGTGATCTGGCGTAAAGACGGGAGCAGCTTCGAAGCGGAATACTGGTCTTACCCGCTTGAGCATAAAGGCAGGGTCATCGGTTCCGTCGTTACTTTTGTCGATATAACGGATCGTAATGAGTCGGCCAGGATGCTGAAAAAATCGAAGGAAATGGCCGAAGATGCAAACAGGGCCAAGAGCGAGTTTCTCGCTAATATGAGCCATGAGATAAGGACACCCATGAGCAGCATTATCGGAATGGCGGAACTCCTTTCGGAAACCGCCCTGAGCAAGGAGCAAAAGGAATACGTGGCGCGTCTCACAAAATCCGGAGATTCGCTCATAAGGATTATTGATGATATCCTCGATCTTTCCAAAGTAGAGGCAGGGCTTATTGAACTGGAAGAGATTAATTTCTCTCTGCCCGGAGAAATTGAAAAAATCTTTTCCATATTTAATATCAAGACGGCCCAAAAAGGGATCGAACTGAAAAAAGAGATTTCTCACGACGTACCGGGCTATCTGCTGGGTGACCCCATTCGCCTTAGACAAATATTAGTCAATCTTATCGGTAATGCCATTAAATTCACAGACACGGGCAGAGTAATGGTCTCCGTCGGGTGTCTTGAACCGCCCCGGCCAAATGAATCATGTCAATTGCTTATTTCCGTCAGTGATACGGGCATTGGCATCTCTGAAAAAAATAAAGAGAAAGTATTTGAAGAGTTTGTGCAGGGAGATTCTTCAACAACACGTACCCATGGCGGAACGGGTCTCGGGCTTTCCATTTCAAGAAAGCTTGTTCACTTGATGGGAGGCAAGTTGTCTGTTGAGAGTAAAGAGGGAGAAGGAAGCACATTCTATTTCACGATAGCCATGAAAATCGGTTCCAAAGAAGAGAGTGACAAAAGGCAAACTTTTTTACCCTGGCCTAAAGAAGGGCCGCTTAAAATCCTCCTGGCAGAAGACGCGGAAGACAACCGTCTGCTGGTAGAGGCCTTTCTGAAAGATACGCCGCACACCATCGATATGGCTAAAAACGGCGAAGAAGCCATTGAACTTTTTGTTAGCAATGAATATGACCTTGTCCTCATGGATATGCAGATGCCCGTTATGGATGGTTATTCGGCGACAAGGGCCATCAGGGGATGGGAAAAAAGAAATGATAAAGAAGAAACGCCTGTTATAGCCTTCACGGCACACGCTTTAAAAGAGGAAGTAGAAAAGTGTATTAATGCAGGTTGCACAAGCCACCTGTCCAAACCGATAAAAAAGAAAGACCTCATTTATGCAATCCATTCCTGCGCTCAGACTGCATCCTGA
- a CDS encoding DUF2764 domain-containing protein encodes MKSSYYYFVASLPHLSFSQTKPISYEHFLSLCASFLHANDFDIIKSISLAAAGGKADSLDSMKKWTAWDRALRWELGRLRAAKLDRQIAAHENADNSIASHAAMVAKEIFALSAPLDADEQIDRARWEYVELLEFGRYFDIEWLALYSLKLHILERRETFDQKAGLQRLHAIMEGARNNYDAKGDPVEADLG; translated from the coding sequence GTGAAAAGCAGTTATTACTACTTTGTCGCTTCACTGCCCCACCTTTCTTTTTCTCAAACAAAGCCGATTTCCTATGAACATTTCCTCTCCCTTTGCGCTTCATTTCTTCATGCTAATGATTTTGACATTATAAAAAGCATTTCCCTTGCCGCCGCCGGAGGTAAGGCTGACTCTCTTGATTCCATGAAAAAATGGACGGCCTGGGACAGGGCGCTTCGATGGGAACTTGGACGCTTGAGGGCTGCCAAATTGGACCGTCAAATTGCGGCGCATGAGAATGCGGACAATAGTATTGCTTCCCATGCTGCAATGGTGGCAAAGGAGATTTTTGCCCTTTCCGCGCCCCTCGATGCCGATGAACAAATAGATAGAGCGAGATGGGAATATGTGGAACTTCTCGAATTTGGCCGTTACTTTGATATTGAGTGGCTCGCCCTTTATAGTCTCAAGCTTCACATACTGGAAAGGCGTGAGACCTTTGATCAAAAAGCAGGATTGCAGCGTCTTCATGCCATAATGGAGGGCGCGAGAAATAACTATGACGCAAAAGGAGACCCTGTGGAGGCAGATCTTGGCTAG